In the Cucurbita pepo subsp. pepo cultivar mu-cu-16 chromosome LG17, ASM280686v2, whole genome shotgun sequence genome, TGAACCAGCAGGAAAGATTAATCTGATACAAAACTTTGAGTTCAAATAtccaaatgaaaagaagaagaaatataatgtttgaataattaaattgaactTCACAGTTAAAATACAGAGGCAGAACGCCAAGTTCTTAAACAGATTAATTAAAGTATCAGCACTCAGCAGGAAGCTTGAACTTATATTCATTGTTTTAATACGACGAGCTTTTGAAAGCAGACTACTTACCACTACTTTGAGGGCCCATAATGGATACTACAGCATATGAAAGTCCACATTCCCCCAATTTCACAAATTTGATAAAGTTGTCAATTCCGTCGACGTTGAATACACCATCTCCATCTATAAGCTGAACAGAGCAACATTCATCGCTCTTGGCTGCCAGAAGAGGATAATCTTTGCTTCTTAGAACCTCGTAATTgtagaaattgaaaaacaaaaaaggataATAAATCAAGCAAGTAAAACCCGCAAACTAAATTGTGGCGTTGTGATATCACAGCGATAGGCAAAATAAAACTCTTAAAAGTAATCCAATATAAGAGTGGTCCTGTCTAGCTTTGACATGAGATGAAAATAGTGCTCTCTGATTTCTAGAAGAAGCCAAGCAAAACTGATACATAATCTCTTTGTATATTCAGCAATAACTGTGATGGCAGCATCAATACAAGCCGGATCGAGAGAACTCGCTAGCCAGGAACACCCAAGATCCATAAAACCCATAAATGCCATTAGCCAGGGTACGAACTTGATCAcaaagaaaatccaaaagcACAAACATCTCATTCTAGAACCATTCTACACCCTTTGAGACGAAATGGTGAATATAATTCAGCGATCTAATACTCTCGAATAGCGTGATCATGAATTCAGCGATCTAATACTCCCAACTAGAGTGATCATTCATAACAGATTTGGAGAAAATCTATCACGCCCTAATCAAGGTAGCTCAAAtccttttatttaacaataaacAACTATTAAAGGGTAATGTATAATCAAGAAAATCCAAGAGCACAAACATTTCATTCTAGAACCATTCTACATCCTTCGAGACGAAATGGTGAATATAATTCATCGATCTAATACTCTCGAATAGCATGATCATGAATTCAGCGATCTAATACGCCCGAATAGAGTGATCATTCATAACAGATTTGGAGAAAATCTATCACGCCTAATCAAGGCAGCTCAAATCCTTTTATTGGCAATAAACAACTATTAAAGGGTAATGTATAATCAAACTATACCGAGACGTTACATCTCGCGCCCAATCGAAttggaaaaaacaaaattaaatacactAAGGATGCTTCAACGTAAcgcaaatcaaacaaaacgtACAAACTAAGCTGAACGAAATAAAGATGGAACATCGCCACGAAAATTACACAAACTGGTaaatatcaaaacaaaaaacgtACCCATTTGAAGGAAGGGAGAAGCTGATGCAAATTGGAAGCTGGAGAGAGGCAGAGACTCCGTGAGATCGATTGAAcacagagaaaaaaacaaaaaaagacagATCTCAGACAAATGAAGGGGGTGTAACCTATTCCAAACTCGATGATGGAGATGGGAGCTGCTTCGAAATGCAGGTTTGAGTGTCTCTGTTGATCGTTCCGATTTCCAAAATGCGGAAAGCCCGAGAGGTGTGGACGATGATAAATATTTGAAGGGCGGGAGTATAATTACGAGAAAATCGGAGGATTGCCTCTTCAAATAAAggaagttgaaaaaaaaataaaaaaataaaaaaatcactttAATGCCACGTCGGTAATTCTCTCCTTCAATGGACGTTGTCAAATTTCTTTATGctgttttttggttttttttttaattagttcgTTCTTCAAATAGGAAGTTGAGTAGACCTGACCGTAGACAAAtcctcctctctttttttcttttttattttctttctcaataaTTTTAGGAGTTAGCTCATCCTCGCCCAGATCACGACCCTTTATTACGGTCGTTGTAGCACGTCAATTCCTTTTCTACGTTTAATATCATAGTTCGTATGTCACTCGATGTGATTCATTTTGGTGGACGAAATATTGTGACCTCGACCCTCGATTGAGTGTCTAAGTGGTGGCTGTTATCACGGTCATGTTTGTCAAAGGCATATTGTTTGTGATCGAGTGTCAaatgtcatggtcatgcttgtctaggGGCATGTGATTGTAGTTGCATGCTCGTTCCAAACCCATGTTATTTACTTTCATGTTAGCTAGATCTTCGTTATTTCTGTTATGTCAATAAGGGGGTGTATGGTTGTTCGCTGTCTACACCTGCCAAGGCTAAAATGTCTCGaaatatgactagttgtcaattcttcctgTTTGGGTTATGCACTATCGAAACAAATAAAGGGGTAGAGGATCTCTCTGCCTAGTGACACGGTCATACTTGTTTAAGGCGTGTTGCATGTGGCTGCATGTTGGATGTCTTGTTCATGCTTGTCCAGGATGTGTTGTCCATGGTCGCATGCCCCTTCCAAACCcattttacatgctttcatgtATAGTTAGGTCTTTGTTATTATTGCTGGGTCGATACAAAGGTGTATGACTAtttaccaaaatcatgtctatatTCGTCAGGACTAAAATGTCCCAAAATTCTTCCTATTcgggttatatgctatcaaaattATGGTTGCTACATATTTGTTTTAGCCGataacattgctttcttataaattattttcaacacaTCTTCTCATTCTCAAATGTGACTGAGGCTCAACTATATGTCCAAATTGTCCGTGACTTACGATTTTCATACAACATACTCGTTCGCCAAATTAGAATAAGTGGCACACAATCACTGTCCCGCTATCACAAGAATTCTATTTTGATACCTAGCACGTCTACTTGgtttaaaaaactaattacaaAACTCCATATAGAATAATAGAGAAAGAAACTAACTCAATACACATTGCAACAACTACGAGCCTCGTTTCTTGTAGTCTAAGAACTATGTCGATCAAGGCAGTTTCATTAGTGACTCCTTCTAATTGTGGTCCTTGATTTTATGGTTAACAAGTGCATTTGAGGCTCGTGCCGGTTCTTTGAATGAGCCTATTGACCTTTTGATCTTTATGaaccattttttaatgaatcCCGTTAACGATTTAGAGGTGTTCGTAGGATCAGTTTTTGACCATAAGAAGCATTGGTTGAAGCCTATTCTTTTTGGGACTCTTAGgttaatattgtaatttaacaCATATTTAATCGTATaagctttttatttaatacgcatttattatttatcttagAAAACCGCCATTCACAACATCTTCCCAATTCTCGAGTGGAAAGAGAAAATTACTGTCGCTCCACCCCTCAGCCCTCTATCCAGAGACTTCCGTCGTTGCGATCGTCGCCGTCGAGAGCTCATCCGTACTCCGTCGTCGGAAAATGAAGAAGGTCGGCAAGGTCCCGACACCTTCACCAAATCTCATCACCGTTGTCCTCGGTCTGCTTCTCATATCCTCCTGCCACTCCTTCTACCTCCCCGGCGTCGCTCCTCGGGATTTCCAGACTGTGCGTTACGAATTCCATCACTTCCTCTcaatgtttgttttattttttgtgtttcttcAACTTGctattgtttttcttgttgaaATGTTCTTCACGATCTGCGACCTGGCGTGTAGTGCGGTTTTTGGCAGTCGTACTGCGCTAAGTCGGATCTAGGTTTCTGATGCTTGATCTGTTCTTTAATAGCTATGTTCTCTTAATTATGCGGTATCGGAATATTCCTAAACATCATTGAATGCTGTATTCTGGTTACATGTGTTGTGTTCAATTATGTGTTTATTGAAGGTGGTCACTCTACAGCAATGAAATGTAGGAGCAATGTCGCATTATGTGTGATCGTGTTGTAGCCTTCGTGCCTGACATTTgaataacttcaaatttttcatGCTACCGTGTTTTGTCTTCTCGATGCCCAACCATCTCGGTCGGGTAAAATGGTTAAGTAGAGCCATAGAGATCTCCACGCGCTGTGTTCAGTTTTTCCAGCATTATAAGGTTTCTTAATGTAGTATGTTCAGGCTGCCTTAGCGGTTACAGTGAGTTCATGTCGGTCATCAAACATACGAGCGCTGTCGTAAGATCTTGCTAATGAGTTCTGATCAATTTGTTCACTGCTGTTAACGCATgtaatttgagtttttatcCACTCAAGTTCTGGAACTGCTTGTAGTTTGATCTGGAGGTCATATTGTGTTTATGTTTTTGGCTCTGaacttggtttttcttttctattttttttttctgttgatTTAGAAATTCTCGATTCTATCCTCTTTTTGCTGCTTCCATCTATTATTAAGTGTTTAAATTCACATCAATGAATGGAAATgccgtttttttttctttcaacagGGTGATAGTCTTCCTGTTAAAGTAAACAAATTGTCGTCCACAAAAACACAGCTCCCATATGATTACTACTATTTAAATTACTGCAAGcccaaaaaaatcaataacaaTGCAGAAAACTTGGGAGAAGTTCTCCGAGGCGATCGCATTGAGAATTCTGTTTATACTGTGAGTACCTTGCCTGTTTTTAAAGCAATTTGAATATTGTACAGATTCCATCTAAAATGAAATCACTGGTACTTTATTTTCCTGTTTCTAAtgtttccaaatatttttccaGTTCAAAATGAGGGAGGAGCAGTCTTGTACTGTTGTCTGTAGGGTCACACTTGATGCTGACTCTGCAAAGAATTTTAAGGAGAAAATTGATGATAAATATCGAGTAAATATGTAAGTTGCAAATGTAAACCTTTTATATGTATGTGTCTAAtggtatcttgttttgagtTTCGACTGTGAAATTTAAAGTTCCACTTTATAATTTACTCAAAGTACATTCCTTCCCTTGTggcatatttattaattttatccaCTGTTCTTACAATGAGATACTCCCCCTATGGATGTTTAGGATCCTGGATAACCTTCCAGTTGCCGTTCTTCGACAAAGGAGGGACGGAAATCCATCAACCACTTACGAACATGGATTTCTCGTTGGATTCAAAGGGAATTATGCTGGGGTATGATTTTGATGGCAGTTAAAATATGaagttttccatttttacttctctttagcttttatattttcattaatatatgtCTTCCCTTTCCCTTCACAGAGcaaagaggaaaaatattttatcaataacCACTTGAGCTTTAGAGTCATGTTTCACAAGGACCCTGACACGGATCTGTCTCGAATTGTTGGATTTGAGGTTACACCAAAcaggtttttcttttcccttgaTCTTGCAAGTCCAATTGTACTTCTTGTATTAATTGACCACTGGTTCTCTCGTCGACTTAAGCCCTTAGAGTGATATCCAATCCAAGGCTCTTCATGCTTTTAAAAAACCGCTGCTTTTGCccctagttttttttttttgtcttatttCCATGATTTAACTGTAGTGAATTCAGTAGCTTAATTTCTTTCCTCGTTGTTTTTAACAGTATTAATCATGAATACAAAGAGTGGGATGAGAAGAATCCGCAGCTAATTACATGCAATAAGGACACAAAAAATTTCATCCAAGGCAGCACTGTTCCTCAAGAAGTTGACACGAACAAGGAGATTGCATTTACGTATGATGTTTCATTCAAGGTATGGTTGTCACTAATCCCTGATGCTCCTGAACTGTTCCTCTGACGTTGCTGTTATAAATTGATCCTGATCATTTCACAGGAAAGTGATATTAAATGGGCTTCTCGGTGGGACACATACCTTCTCATGAATGACGATCAAATTCACTGGTTCTCCATTATAAACTCTCTGATGattgttcttttcctttctggCATGGTGGCCATGATCATGATGAGAACTTTGTATAGAGATATTGCCAACTATAATCAATTGGATGCCCAAGATGAGGCTCAAGAGGAAACAGGATGGAAGCTTGTGCACGGAGACGTGTTTAGACCACCCATCAATTCTGGTCTATTGTGTGTTTATATCGGCACGGGCGTTCAGATCCTTGGAATGACACTTGTAACAATGATATTTGCTCTGCTGGGTTTCTTATCTCCTTCCAACAGAGGAGGGCTGATGACTGCTATGGTCCTTCTGTGGGTTTTCATGGGATTGTTTGCTGGTTATTCATCAGCTCGTTTGTACAAAATGTTCAGGGGCACCGAATGGAAGAGGATTACGTTGAAAACCGCCTTTATGTTTCCTGgtattcttttttcaatcttCTTTGTGCTTAATGCTCTGATCTGGGGGGAGCAGTCATCCGGGGCAGTACCTTTTGGGACAATGTTTGCACTTGTCTGCTTGTGGTTTGGCATATCAGTACCATTGGTGTTCGTTGGCAGTTACTTGGGCTTCAAAAAGCCAGGAATTGAAGATCCTGTGAAGACCAACAAGATTCCTAGGCAGATACCCGATCAAGCATGGTACATGAAGCCAGTCTTCTCCATACTCATTGGGGGTATTCTTCCATTTGGGGCCGTCTTTATCGAgctcttcttcatcttgacATCAATATGGCTGAACCAGTTCTACTACATATTTGGGTTTCTCTTCATAGTATTTATCATCCTTTTAATTACGTGCGCTGAGATAACAATTGTGCTGTGCTACTTCCAGTTGTGCAGTGAAGATTACTACTGGTGGTGGAGATCTTACTTGACTGCAGGATCATCCGCACTATATCTCTTCCTCTACTCAGTCTTCTACTTCTTCTCCAAGTTGGAGATTACAAAGTTCGTTTCAGGGATCCTCTACTTCGGTTACATGGTCATCGTTTCATATGCATTCTTCGTGTTGACGGGAACCATTGGCTTTTATGCTTGCTTCTGGTTTGTTAGAAAGATCTACTCATCCGTGAAGATTGACTGATTGATTTAGTTGCTTATGGCACAAAGGTTGTTCAGTTCAGACTGTATGAATCAAGGTAAACGGGAAGAACTGAAAGATGAGAACTTTTCCAATTAGAAGATCTCTAccccttttcattttctcgtCTCACGGTGAATTCCCTTTTTATGGTAGAGTGTAGGTCCTCTTTCTCTCCCTCCTTCCTTTACACTGTTGTTGAGATTTGATGAATCTGTTCTATTATTGTGTACAAGAGACATGGACCCGTGATTTTGGAGTTTTTGTGGTCATATATGAATTACTTCTTACTCATaccaatttttcttcttttatctgCCTCCATCTTTTTATCCTTATCGTTAGTTTTATTCAGGATCAGGAATGCTGTTTATGATTAGCCATCAAGAGTTTGTTGTAGGTGCTTTAACTAGAgataaattagtttttttttttttttttaaaaaaaattataaagaaaaagattcaaatctctatATTCTATATTTGTTTGCCTCAAAAGATTTACGAGATAGGTCTTGATCGTGAGTCGCAGAGCAGCGAGACTAAGAGCCTAGGTTGAGACGGGCTTTAGACACTTGCCCTACTGGAAAATCGCCTCCCAAATCATACTGCCCGCACAAGGGAAAGCCCTTTATCTACCTGCTAGCCGATCCTATTCAAAGGTATTCAAAGGTTGGGGGTTGCTCGAAGTTTGTCAAAGACCCACTCTTACTGCATTGTCGATTCTTTAGGGAAGAAAAACGTCGTCTTCGAAACTAGAAAACAGAAATCacctttttcaaaaatttcttcCCGTGAGTACGAGATGATAGGTGGTGAATTGTCGTATGAAATGAATAAGAATAAACATGAATAAGAATAAGTTAATACAATGTCtgagatgaaattgaaaccatGGCAAAATTGGAAAGTGAAAGAtaatcatttgattttttttttctagtttttaaaCTTGCAATTTTATAAACACAACCACcactttctttgttttattattattatttaaatgattttaacgAATATTATTCTAAATCGAAGAAAgttccaaaaacaaacaaaaatagcTTTTAAAAACTCATCAAATGGAGTCTCTCTCCTCATTTGAgacgaaaaaaaaatgctaaacTAGGAGATTGGaatgaaatgatgaaaatATCCATTcctacacacacacatatatatatacttataaattcaatataaatataaataataataataagatccATAACTTtatttgaaagtaaaaattaatttaaattcttgtTTTGGGAAGCAATAATAACACCATTGGAATATTCAGTCAACTACTCAGCCTTCAAAGTCAACAGTCAGTGATTGACTGGGTTTCATATTTTCAAAGTCAACAGTCAGTGGTTGACTAAAACCACAAGCATCTAATGTGATTAAccagaacaaaaaaaaaaaaaaaaaaaaaaaaaaaaaaaaaaaaaaaaaaaaaNTTGAGAGGTTAATGAAGAAAGCAGCAGGCTGCTAACAAAACTCCTGCTACCTACAAAAACTGTCTTAACTGTTTCCTTTTTGGATTTACAGGCTGCAAATTTCACCTTTTTGTtacaagaaaacaagaacaaactcATCTCACTTCTATCATCACCCTGAGCATGATCTCAGTTTCCCATTCCTCTGCCTGCACATAACATTTTCAAACCATGGGTACAAAACTCATCACTACAATACACACACAATCAACTATCACAGATTACGCTCTCTTACCAAAACGAATCCTTTTTTTCCTGTGCTAATAGTTCCTCAAACGACATGTCCCTAAACTCGGGATCGCCCTTTTCTGTTGCCTTCTCAGATTCTTTCATTAGCTCCGCGCTCGTACCTTTTTCAAGCATCTGGAACAACAGAACGACCACAGAAATCATCAGCTCTGGCTGCTGCATTATTCTCTATAACAATTTGAAGTGTGTGCGACAAAAACACAGACAGAATTTCTAGTACTACGGTAGTACATACTCTTTCCGTTCAATACTTATGTGGATCCCGCACAATTTGTATATCGAAAACAATAAACGGAGGTACGTAGGGGAGGAGATATCCATCTTACAGCTTCAATGGACATGTTCAACTATTATGGCAAAAGGGTGACAGAGTAATGAACTTGATCTATATTTACAAAGGACAATAACCATGAATGGGGATGGGATTCAGAGATTTCATCAGACAAGCAGTGTATTATCTAATATGCGCTTCGGTGGCGAAAAAGGGTGTAAATGAAGTAAGAAGTAAAGCAGCAACACCTTTTTGTATGCTGGAGAGAGTTTAAGCTGTTGTTGAAGCCAGTTATAAACAAAGGTGTCCTCCTCTAGCCTTCTCTGCTCCAATTCTAGCTTACATATCTAAGGCATCAACAGGTACAGATCAATAAATCTTGAGTAGGTGAAAATTTTGCCAACAGATATCACATTATATCAACGAACCTGCTGTTGAAGGCGATCGAAGGAGGATCTATCAGCCTTACAAAGCAGAGCTTTGGTTATCGTGAACTTTCGATGGATAACATCAGCTCTGTCAGTAGAAAAAGGGCGAAAATCTTAGAGATCGTTCTCGAACGCAAATGTAACCTATCGTACGTGATGATACTTAACAAGAGGTTAAAGGTCTATGAAACTTGACATGGAATAAAAGACACGAGAAGCACGAATATGATCGAAGCAAAGATATGGAGCATACTTGTGCTGCAGCTTGCTTCGAGCGTTGATTAAACAGTTGGCAAATTGTCTGACCTGAATTCAAAAGGAAAGTAGAATAAATTGCAGTGCTGCACTGTTTAGAACTCAAACTCCTATCAGTCTCAATTGTAAACTAGCAATAAAAAGCCACAATGGAAAAGTTATGGATACAGGGTTTGGTCAACTTTTCGAGTACAACGTTTGAAAACTCCAAATTCATCGGTTGATAGCAACATCGTCCAACCAACAACATCATATCCTATAGATCAAGCTGATCTTGAATCAGACTCGGCCAACGACAACGGTTATGGATATAGCTGATATTCAATCCACATATTAGCAATATCACTACATGTCAATTCCTAAGCAACATTGCAACACATTACTTCAGCCTCATGATCTTTCTCCAATTATGTGAGAAATGACCGTTCTAAGGATCTTCAAGTTACAACTATTTCATGGAACTTaaatgtgtgatctcacatcggttggagaggaggaaCGACGCattcattccttataaggatgtgaaaacctcttcttagtggagaggttttaaaattatgaggagaagtctggaagggaaagctcaaagagaacaatatttgctagcggtgggcttgagttgctACAAatgtatcagagctagatactGGATGAtctgccaacgaggacgttggtaGCCACCAAGGGGGTAACGCCGATGTGCCAAAGAGGACGTCGGGGGCCCCCATGGGGGTAACGCCGGGCGATGCCAACGAGCACGCCGGCGGTCTCCATGGGGGtaacaccgggcgatgtgtcaaCGAGCACGCCGGCGGCCCCCAGAGGGGTAAcacgggcgatgtgccaacgagcaCGCCGGCGGCCCCCAGGGGGGtaacaccgggcgatgtgctaacgaggacgcCGGCGGCCCCCAAGGGAGTAACACCGGgggatgtgccaacgaggacgccggcggcccccaagggggtaacgccgggcgatgtgccaacgagaacgccgtcggccccaagggggtaacgccgggcgatgtgccaacgaggacgccgtcggcccccaagggggtaacgccggacgatgtgccaacgaggacgccgtcggccccaagggggtaacgccgggtgatgtgccaacgaggacgccgtcggcccccaagggggtaaCGCCAGGCGATGTGCTgcggcccccaagggggtaaCACCAggtgatgtgccaacgaggacactggcccccaagggggtaaCACCAggtgatgtgccaacgaggacactggcccccaaggggtagattgtgagatctcacatcggttagagaagggaacggaatagaacattccttatatgggtgtggaaacctctccctaatcgacacattttaaaaccttaaagaaccttaaggggaagcccggaagggaaaacctaaagacTACAATATCGGTGGGATTGGGTTGTTACACTCctgaaaaaaaacatatcagCAAGGATTGGTATAGACACAAGAAAATGGCAATGAGATGCTAACATAAGAAACTCCAGCTGGAACACAGACAATAACAGACATGGAGGATACAACACAATCACCAGACACTATGAACAAAAGTTAGAACAGAAAGAATTTACAATTAGAAGAATTAGAGAACCTGAGCCAATGTCAATTCCTTTGATTCCTGACACTTCATAAGCTCATCATACTGCCGTTTAATCTTCCTCTGAATCACACTAGTAGACGGTGTAAAAGGATACAACAAAGTCAATTCCTGCTCACAACCATTGCCAACATTCATTCCCCAATCTTCATTCTCATCTCCACCTTGCAAATTccccctcttcttcttcgccctcttcttcttcttcttccccccTTGCTCCTGACCAGAATCCCCAAATTCCTTATTAACGCCCTTTAAATCTTGTTCATCGCACCCCTCTTCAACGAACAAACTCGCCCATTTCTTAGAATCGGGTGGTAAGATCTCAAACAGAAGCGAATGACTCAAACAGCTCCGATCGGTTTCATTACAATCCGCCACAGAATACCCAACATCTATTCTCTTAGGCTCAATCGGCTTAGTGATTAGTTGCTGACGATGTTCAAACTCGAGTTTCTTCAACCTTTTGTagagagaaatggagaaaacGAGGACGGAGAaggtgaagaagacgaagaaagAGCATAAGAACAACATGGGTAAGCCTGCTTCAGAGTAGTCAGTGATTTGAAATGAGAAACTAGTGAAGAAACGGGACAAATACGACTGTGAAGCCGCCATTGAAGCGCATCAACGAAGAACAGAAAGCAAAATGAGCAAAAAAAACGAAAACCCACGACggagagagggagaaaaaGACGATTGAATCAGGGCTTCGTTTGGATTGGAAACTAACAGAGGATAAATTCAGTTGGTTCAGTGAAATGGGTGTGTGTTAAGAATCTtggaaacaaaatgaaaatccccaattttaatttcaatttcaattcgGCGGAGGAGGACGCGGGATCGAAACTGGGTTTATGAATTTGATGAGTGTGGATAAATTGTCGTTTGCTTCCCCTCATCCATATCTTCCTTTTTACTTCAACCTAACCTTAAACTCATtattcacaaatttaaaatcaattttatcatttttaaattatatataattttgtcaataaaatttagaaatttattaaactctttaaaaaaaatttgactaataaaaattagtaataatttttttggaaaactaccaaaaataatagtaataaatttttttttttaaaaaaaaaaaaatttgactaATAATTGTTTAGGAAAATAAATGgtgtttaataattataactaatagttaaaaagaaaaacaaattgcattaaacataattattagcaacattgtttaaaaataattttaatatttttttattaaaaataactcgtaatttaattaaataatatttttttattacgtatataaaataattgccaatttaaaataactaacaactttacatatatatatatatatatatatatatacagaatAGACATTTAGATTTTCTACCATAAATATtgtccaattaaaaaaatgattattttttactaattttaaaaaatattctctattatttaaaaaaattataatattattattgatatttatttcataaaccttttcaaacttaattatttaccatcgaagtaaataaaaaaggtaactttttatttttttttattttatttttaccatttacctttttatttaaa is a window encoding:
- the LOC111779285 gene encoding transmembrane 9 superfamily member 7 is translated as MKKVGKVPTPSPNLITVVLGLLLISSCHSFYLPGVAPRDFQTGDSLPVKVNKLSSTKTQLPYDYYYLNYCKPKKINNNAENLGEVLRGDRIENSVYTFKMREEQSCTVVCRVTLDADSAKNFKEKIDDKYRVNMILDNLPVAVLRQRRDGNPSTTYEHGFLVGFKGNYAGSKEEKYFINNHLSFRVMFHKDPDTDLSRIVGFEVTPNSINHEYKEWDEKNPQLITCNKDTKNFIQGSTVPQEVDTNKEIAFTYDVSFKESDIKWASRWDTYLLMNDDQIHWFSIINSLMIVLFLSGMVAMIMMRTLYRDIANYNQLDAQDEAQEETGWKLVHGDVFRPPINSGLLCVYIGTGVQILGMTLVTMIFALLGFLSPSNRGGLMTAMVLLWVFMGLFAGYSSARLYKMFRGTEWKRITLKTAFMFPGILFSIFFVLNALIWGEQSSGAVPFGTMFALVCLWFGISVPLVFVGSYLGFKKPGIEDPVKTNKIPRQIPDQAWYMKPVFSILIGGILPFGAVFIELFFILTSIWLNQFYYIFGFLFIVFIILLITCAEITIVLCYFQLCSEDYYWWWRSYLTAGSSALYLFLYSVFYFFSKLEITKFVSGILYFGYMVIVSYAFFVLTGTIGFYACFWFVRKIYSSVKID
- the LOC111779286 gene encoding uncharacterized protein LOC111779286; this translates as MAASQSYLSRFFTSFSFQITDYSEAGLPMLFLCSFFVFFTFSVLVFSISLYKRLKKLEFEHRQQLITKPIEPKRIDVGYSVADCNETDRSCLSHSLLFEILPPDSKKWASLFVEEGCDEQDLKGVNKEFGDSGQEQGGKKKKKRAKKKRGNLQGGDENEDWGMNVGNGCEQELTLLYPFTPSTSVIQRKIKRQYDELMKCQESKELTLAQVRQFANCLINARSKLQHKADVIHRKFTITKALLCKADRSSFDRLQQQICKLELEQRRLEEDTFVYNWLQQQLKLSPAYKKMLEKGTSAELMKESEKATEKGDPEFRDMSFEELLAQEKKDSFWQRNGKLRSCSG